The DNA segment gaagtgaagaatgtgtatttatagtcccaaatcattttagaccgtttgaaacccttttggaacgttatacacactgcccaagacaaagtagccgttattttgtcattttgtgcgaagttgagcagctctgataaattagcaaactaataaaattttaggagcagtcagtaaactggttagtaaactaacttttttagcaaactcattagcaaactaaaaaatttagcaaaccagttagcaaactaagtcaacaactgcatgtctcaacttgcaatgcaaaatgatttagacctttaaaaaatgtttcaatagttgtgttcaaggtcatgatgagaaaaagtaatcagaaaataaatttttatttttgagctccatatgactaaattctcatctattctttttcacaaaaagacctaagactctaacactatgcttttcatacctttgctttgagtcttgatttccatatcctttttctcattttggatttgtcttggaatgcctttgagtatcttttcttcttatatgcaacttcaaaggttctttatgcataagacaaagaatctacacatcactttaaggttaggttagatagattctctttgagttttgttatcatcaaaatcaatgctcattttgagctacacggggtcagcaatctccccctttttgatgatgacaaaactcaactgaatcgatcagtaaaaaataaaagtgtgtgagaatttatgtgagtatgtaaatccaagtatagtataccgaaaatgctccccctaaatatatgcacatagTATCCAAGAAATCCATTTTCTGTACATAAGCTCCCCCTGAAATTATGCTATCAAACATATTCACACTTCACAAGTATCAATCACAAGTATAAGCATATATCCAGCAACACAAGTATCatcacatatatatatctcaccaacatcaacacacagtcacATATCATCACACTTCACAAGTATATCAACACATTTCCATATGTTCAtcaacacatattcacatatccataaccattctccccctttttgtcatcaatcaaaaaggaaacaggagaaagtacccaaaaagaatcatgttagccAAAATGGAAATGCAGTAAGGTagacagtagcaaactaaaaatcAAAAGTAGCACacagactagtaaactaaaaatgcaATAAGTAAACTAAAAATCCAGATGAGATGCTATTTAAGTCTGGTACTCCTGCGAGTGGATTTTGAAGGCACCATTTTCTTCCTAGGCAGTTTAATAACAGGGGCCGGAAGGGCTTGGTCAGCTACTTGATCATTTTTCTCGGCCTCATCATCTTCAGAAGGGGGTTGAAGAGCGAATGAGTGCAGTACGGATTTGACACGGTTGACTTGTACCTTttcttacctttctttgctacagGGGCAGCAGCTGCAGATAGCTAAGTTTGAGCACTAGCTTGGTGTTCTTTGAGAGAAGGTTCCTGGTGCTGGGTAGGAACAGCAGCTGGCTCAACTGGTGGTGCAGGTGGAGGTTCAACAGCTTGTTCAGATTCTAGAACCGTTTCACTTTCCTTTGGTAATTCACTTTCAGTTGCTACAACTTTTTTATCATCAAGGTCAGTAGGTACATCAGCTGTAGGACCAATCTCAGGTTCAAGAACCTGGTCACTAGCTTGCTCATCAGGGGCATCCACTACAGGTTCAAGTTCTGCTTCAGCAACTTTACCACTTTCACATGCCATATCAGCAGGAGACTCTTCAACTTTGTTGCTTTCTCCCTTATCAGCAGAAACCTGAGTAGCAGCCTCAACTTTAGTTGGAACTCCAAGTTCCTTGGCCTGCTGAAGAGCCAGAATCAGCTTCtttaactcctcattttgagTGAGCAGGTGACTCACTTTATAGTCAACCACATCCACAAATTTTCTGAGAATGTCAAGGGACTGACTTGTTGCACTAAAATGTTCATTAACAGTAGCCTTTATCCCTTGAATTTCATTCAAAACTTCACTAGCAGAACCAGAATCAACTTTAGCAGAGGAGGAACCACCCTtttcaaatcttgtttttctcccATCAGTTTCGGAATGTATTTCTCTAAGCACTATCAAGTCAGCCCTAGAGATTTCCTTAGTGACATTCACCTTtagctctttaaacacagcagtTAACAAATGTGCATAAGGCAGTTTCCCAATCCCATAGGCTTTGCACATGTTTTTGAAGATTAAGTAAGCTAAATTCAACCTAACTTTATTCacaatgtgccacataatacacatgtccAAGTGACTCAGATAGCCATAACTGCCAGATTTCGGACAGAACACATaattcaccatactgtgaataattttgatatgCTGGAGGGCTTTGGTACTGGTGGATTTCTCATTTTTGGCAGTGTTAGCAGGGAACACCTCATTTTCAAATTCAACCAGATTAAACCCTGCCAccctagcaacatccttatgtgaggaaattttatttccatcattgggCAATTTCAAAGCCGTGGCTATCAGTTCAACAGAAACACTATATGAATTTGTATTCAAAATCACTTCAAATCGATCCTCATTATCAACAGTTCTCATGGTTCTATAAAATTCTTGTACAAGCCTAGGGTAGTACTCATTTGCACATTCACACACATCCAACCAGccttgaaactcaaaaagctCTTTAAAGTGAAAGTTTACCTGATTAAAGTTCTCCCATTTGACGAATTTGCAATCCAACAGTGCTTTATCCACTGAACCCGAAAGTTTTTCGATACCCATTTTTCTTTTGGCATCCATCCCTTGCTTCTGTACTGTCGTTTTCTTTTCTGGCGTCGATTTAGGGGATTCGACACCCTTGGACGAGTGAGAAGACTCACTAGCTGATTTTGATTGCGGCACATTTTGCTTACCTTTCATTTTCTTCCGCAATGCCGCGACAGGAACATTGTCGGAGGCTGACGAGGAAGATGAAGCGGCTGCAACAACAGGGGATTTTCGTTTGGTGTGAGCCATTGAAACAAAAATGAAATCGGGTAATGGTGGTTCGGTGAGTGAAGtgagaaagagaaaaggaaaTTGAGATTTTTGGTGAGTTAGGGTATGCTTTGCCTGAAAGAGGTATTGGGTATGGTTTTGGGAGGTGACGGCAATCGATACAGAGGAGAGAGAGAACGCGTGAGGTTTCGTGTGGCAGAGGATTTAAGtcctcttgagtcccgcgcttttcaGTGTCATCAGACTTTCAATGAACTGGTTTCTTactctttattttattatatatttcaaaCAAGTTTATATGTCCCTATATGCACATATAAACATTTTTATATGACTGACACAGCACTGAGAatgtaatataaaaaaaaaaaaagataaaggcATTGCTGAACATGcagaaaaatttcaagaacaatcacctttctgtttgaaatttgaacagtacaagatatagcaaactaattttcgtcacgcaatattagcatacaacttagtaaactaatttcgcgagtacacaaacaagttagctaatatGCTTTAAGGATTTTTCAGCAAACTAATATCACAGGAgatcaattacacattcaataaaaTGTAGATACATGAAGTTATTATGACTTAGATTTCAAGCAAGTGattcacacataccaatttcccttctaattctacaaaaggtttcttcattaagaggctttgtaaaaatgtcagcaagttgattttcagaggcaacTGATACGGTGttgtgtgtccgcaagtgcacgggtcacagtagtatagttttaaaaaatgatatcgatcccacagggaattgtgcttaaattggaaataaaagtatacgctaattagaatgacaaaaattaaaagatattaaaaataaaatctaaaaattaaaattaagacaaaaattaaagatgtaaaatgaaatttggaattaaaattggtatttaaggaattaatgctaaatcaaacaattaactaaaattaattagactagattaccaaaaattaatttgaaatttctatttatgaaattaagaagaattaaatctaaaaaaaaataaagtaattctagatattggatttaaattggaattaaatttaaattggatttaaattgaaattgctatttatgaggtttggaggatttatatctaatttcaatgaaaaataaattgattctagagattggattttcaatattgtttgcatgtgatttttccctaatttagccaaacacatgagaattgcaattttgagagaaatcaattcttaaatttttgaaacctttttcaagcatctcaaaattggttttcattaaatcaaaccctgttttcacggtatttcaaatctaacaaaaacccaattaatgctctaattgatttttggaaagttccccttaatcttcttagcttatttctaacaccaagaaaataaagtttattgcaagattatccatccccaatattcacttttcagtccatctattaaggattaaaacttaacttaatgagggcccattcatcaagcaaggaaataagcacacaagcaataaatcaaaatataacaatcttcatttaaatggctaaatcagttcaaaaccacaaaacaaatcaatatttacaaacccatctctagaatctcaatcaactactcacaaatcattgtttaaagacaaacccaaatgaagaaatgaagaaataatggaaatgtaagctaaaaggggtagaaaaacccagcaaattgcagaaggatctctgcagaaaagtgcagaaacgtgatccttgctgctgctggaagaagatgcagaagatgctcctccctttccctctttctatctttctaaaaatgcctcccttgctctctataaggaaagaaagtgataaagggcactttatataggcgaggggactgttctagaatgggtaaaagggggaaggatccagagaaagtgaggtaaaaaggctggagtaacggaaatgccacgtcaacaattttccagtaaaaacgacataagccgagtcagttgtgtcgcgggttgtgtcgctctcggcgtgaatatctgacgatcgacacaacctgcgacataagctaattcggttgtgctgcaggttgtgtcgctctcggccatttttttactcaacttcaaaatttttgcaattcgattttaatctcctccaaatggctactctgatcaaaatacatcaaatttctccaaatttaacctacaaaacaaataaattccaaaaattaaactaagaaatgtgaaaattgtaaaattgactaaatatatactaatatagctatgaataagggtaaattatgtgcaaaaattactcctaaatgatgatataaaatgcatgcatcaaattcccccatactcaaactcttgcttgtcctcaagcaaaaatttcattgaaactcatttggaagggaatagaatcagtctttgaaaacacaaaattcactaatccaaaccaccaacttacctctagccaccaacattccaagttcccaccagcaaaagcacaaagaatgaagcaagcactctcaacaattacagaatagctaagaattaacccatcaacccaagcaacaaataccaactagctacaagagtcaattgtgccaaaacaaacctaaatgaaatagatagccaatgtgtctcaaatagatggtgagtaatgtatggaagattatattgccaaacccatatgcaagcataaaagatctaactctactaatgtaacgagcatttttcaaagaatcattaggtctttttaagggttgtaatggggtctaatagggtaaaattgtggttaacaaagaaagggaataaggtaaacaaaatatgagaataatattaatcatgaaactcaaagtgcatccaattttttttttttttttttttaaatcaagtcaagaggaaagaaattcacaatgaatctcaagtgcttatcacaatgattatacaaagggactactttttatgcttatttattttattttattttgattttgtatgtgtccctatttcatgtcacacccaaaattacctttgggatattttggtgaccttttcaacttttcacaattactctagcacttttcaagatgtttcaatcctccgagatttttttattttatttttatctttatttttatattatcatttttttatgcacttaattgctaaaatactattctcatagataggtggtagtgtttaggtttaatggctaggtaaatgatttgggttccaaagaaattagggatttaaggttcaagggggtttgcaagggttaaaatgaaattaaggtaggttaaggctaaatgtgaggtttaaaatatgaagaaatgcctaaatcatattcttatcaaatgcaagttaaaaatttcgctttgaaagatctaagatgcttgttctaggaatggtgagacgacaatgaccattttcttttttaaaggcttatccagacactcaaaactcaaaataactaatcagaatctgtaTTCCTAGattgatatattaattttcagctattaagtaagagaaagaataatgcttaagactttgtacccagctggaactttcattccactaaccatctaaaggcaagttggtttgcttgaataagtggcttatggaattcaaagactggtttaaaaatccaaaaattttaaatgaaatgcatgagtgtaaatgtcaagtcaacctatatgcaactaaaTATGCGTAACTAAGTATAAGaggctatatgcaagtgtatgtatgtgaatatgtacaagtatgagtgTGTCactaaatgaaaaaggaaaaagtaatttttgcaaaaaatttaccctctcccccatacttagaatgaacattgtcctcaatgttagaaATGTGCAAAAAAATGGGTAGCtgatatgtgcataaagaattattaccatGTTGCATAAGCGagagcacaacttgtgttgacagtgacacaagctgagatgagaattattacctcattgaagtgcagccaatttaattagataaaatttggacagctgctgcactcattgcaaaagaaacagtgcaatggaatccattaaatcgattaatctcaaaaatttggaataGGGAAGTTAAGCGCAGGTAATATAATTATCAAGTGTAAATTCTGAAGGAGCATAttaaagcaagtgagcaatgtactaaaaacataaaagaaaaatgtatgttatgaggaactaaaaaaaactgaataagtaaatggttaaaataaaaacaacacaagcaaaatattaacaagttcaaaatactaattaacgaaattaaagacatgaaatgtaaatggaGAATAAAAGCTGGTCAGTCGGGTATGAGAAgtcctttgcccttgccatcttgtGACGGTGGTGATGCTTGTGGTGGCTGCTGTGGAGAGAAAATGTTCAAAATCAGTGCTTGGTTTGTTTCGATCTTCTCCAGCTTAGCTCGCATGACTTTCAATTCATCTTGCATTTCAGCACTTCGATCCAAATATATGTCAGCTAAATCTCGTAGTGTCTGAAAATTGACCTCTGTAATTTGCCGAAAAGAATAGATCtcatcactgagattctccaTGAATGTCAAAAGAGTTGCTATGGATGGTCCAGAAGCTGTTGATGAAGCAGGTTGAGCGGCTGGTGGAGCTCGGCGTGAAGGTTGTGTGGGAGGCTGCACAAATGGTCGCTCAGATGCTGAGGAGGAACTAATGGCAGTGGGAGAACCAGGTGGTTTGTCTGTTAGTGCAGGAATCTCATACTGCTTGGTAGCTTCATTTTtgatacaaaatttttggttggctAGATGAGGTCCATCCAAAAATAACAAACCAGTTGGAAGAGCAGGACACTTGTGCATTTGAGGATTAAACCCAAAATAATGTGCAATAGGTGTGACCAAGCCTCCAAAGACAATACTACCAGTACCCCTAGTGGTCTGGCGAATCACATGGCGGCAGAAATAATAACCAGGGGAAGCCTTTACGCGGTTTTGCACACCACAAAAAGAATAGATCATACTGTGACATTGTGCCAACACTGGATCCTCTGCCTAAAATTGTATTTGCAATTAGGCGCTGAAGCAATCTCAAGGCATGATTCTCAATTTTGGAGGCCTTACTGTGTCCTGGTTTGAAGTTGCCTGCTGAAGGTGCAATGCGCTTCCAAAATTCACACGCATTATAGTCCCATTGGTTAGTAGGTATTTTGAACAGACCATCAGGTGGAAAGCCAAAGATATGGTGAAAATTATCCATAGACAGCACCCTATCTTGACCAAGGCATCTAAAATGGATCGTCAAGTCATTGTCCAAAGCAATTTTATGCTCATTAGTGGACAGGGAGGCCAGAAATTCCTGCACTAAAATGGGGTAGACCAGTTCCTGTTTATGTGCAAATCGCACCCAACCTAAAGCATCTAACAGAGACTGCATTTCATCATAAATCTTCAAGGTTTTAAGTGTAGACACATCCAAATACCTTGTTTGAATCATTTGTCGGGCTGCAACCCTTGccttatttttcttcatttcggcagtaGGTAGTGTCCAATGTGTAGCAGTAGGCAAAGAGGAAGGGAATGCAAGGTTACCTCTAGATGTACCGGGGCGTTTGACCGCAGATTTCGGAATGCCACGTCGTTCAGCAGGCGCGGCGGGCATTGGAGGCGGGCTTGGGGGTTGTTGTGCGGCTGGTTCGGGTTGTTTCCGCTTGACGCCGGCCGTCGATTTGTGAGGTTTGATACTTTTCGCCTTTTTCTTTTTGAGTGTGGCGATCGGAGCATTAGCAGAATGGGCCGGCGATGGGTCGGCGTGCATGGGTGGGGTGGTTTGGGGGTTGTTGTGTGGGGAGTGGGGAGGCGAGTTTTCGAATGATAATGGAGAGTCGGTCATGGCGAAATGGAGGGTCGTGATCGGGGAAAGAGAAATATGGGAAGAGTTGCGGCCGGTGAAGGCGACGGGAAAAATGGAGGTTACGGCAGGGAGGGTTGTGTCGGGGGCGATGTCGAGAGGAAGATGAAGGTAATGGGCTATCGGGTTAGGGTCTTTAGGTTTGGGTTGTGGGCTTGGGTATAGGCTTTTGGTTTTGTTTGgatatttaggtttaatttcgggCTTGGGCTGGTGGGGTACGGTTTTTAGGGCTTTGGGTTTGCTGCTGGCCCATTCCGGTGAAGGGAGTTTTTATCCCAAAAGGGTGCCCAGCGAACACAAGCGGCGACACAAGCAAAACCCGGTTATGTAATCTGCTGCCCAATTTGACCAAATTTCATAGCAcctaaaaaaattgaaacaaattagatttcaaatgattaaaccttcataacatgaattctaattgtcCAACTTGTTGCGTTCATCAAATACTCgcacaaaataatttttcaaagcaccaattcacacacccatattcaaataattttcttgttaaaccaagatgttaatatttggaaaaattttatcttaaaattaaccaaaagggcaatgaatccagCAATATGAACCAGCAAATATTCAACAAAAGAGAGATGAAAATTATAAGTGAACAAATcaaaaaaactaaaatttaaagctaaaatttaaagctaaaaaaataaaatttttattgctcatttgcttgcaatgcattgcatcccatctgcacaaggaaattagaacaatgttaaactctgaataaggagtatatataaaaaaacttaaaacaaatgaaagaaaaattgggaattatgcacaaaaatgctaagtttaggtctttagcttgaccatacttactcaaaatttcatggagaat comes from the Hevea brasiliensis isolate MT/VB/25A 57/8 chromosome 5, ASM3005281v1, whole genome shotgun sequence genome and includes:
- the LOC131180074 gene encoding uncharacterized protein LOC131180074 gives rise to the protein MAHTKRKSPVVAAASSSSSASDNVPVAALRKKMKGKQNVPQSKSASESSHSSKGVESPKSTPEKKTTVQKQGMDAKRKMGIEKLSGSVDKALLDCKFVKWENFNQVNFHFKELFEFQGWLDVCECANEYYPRLVQEFYRTMRTVDNEDRFEVILNTNSYSVSVELIATALKLPNDGNKISSHKDVARVAGFNLVEFENEVFPANTAKNEKSTSTKALQHIKIIHSMVNYVFCPKSGSYGYLSHLDMCIMWHIVNKVRLNLAYLIFKNMCKAYGIGKLPYAHLLTAVFKELKVNVTKEISRADLIVLREIHSETDGRKTRFEKGGSSSAKVDSGSASEVLNEIQGIKATVNEHFSATSQSLDILRKFVDVVDYKVSHLLTQNEELKKLILALQQAKELGVPTKVEAATQVSADKGESNKVEESPADMACESGKVAEAELEPVVDAPDEQASDQVLEPEIGPTADVPTDLDDKKVVATESELPKESETVLESEQAVEPPPAPPVEPAAVPTQHQEPSLKEHQASAQT